The following nucleotide sequence is from Gemmatimonadota bacterium.
TTACAAATGACTGGGCAACGCCTTCGGGGCGCGGTTGTTCGGCGTATGTGATGTTGAGGCCGAGATAGGAGCCGTTATTGAATAAACGCCTGTAGAGGGGCAGGTCGTGGGGGGTGGAGATGATCAATATATCCCGGATGCCAGCCAGCATGAGGACGGAGAGGGGATAGTAGATCATGGGTTTGTCGTAAACGGGCTGGAGTTGTTTGCTGACCACGCGCGTGATGGGATAGAGGCGGGTGCCAGCCCCACCTGCAAGTAAGATGCCTTTCATATAGTGTCTCCTGAGGTTTAGGCGTTAAATATGGATGCTGGTATGGGATATTGTCAAGTGATAGAACACATGAGTTGGTTTTTGGTTCGGGTTTTGGAAATTGCAAGGAGGTGAAAATGAGCGATAAAGGGTATGCGAATCCCGAGTTGTTGATTTCGCCGCGGGATTTGTATGAGAGGGCTGCCGATGTCTGTATTGTGGATACGCGGCCGACGCATGCATATCACGCTGGGCATATTCCGGGTGCGCTTCATCTGGATCTTTATTCAATCAGTTTGAACGATACCCGCGAACAGGCTTTTGATGCGTTTATGTGGATGCTCGGTTATTTGTTCAGTAACCGGGGTATTGGTACGGATAAGACGGTGGTCTGGTATGAGGATGATTCCGGGGTGCGCGCGTCGCGCGGTTTTTGGATTTGTGAATATCTGGGGCATCCCGATGTGCGCGTGCTGGATGGGGGATGCAATGCCTGGACGGCTATGGGCTATGAATTGACGACGGATTGTGAGGAGGCCGAGCCCGCGGAGTTTGTGATAACCTCGGTGCCGGGGCGCCACATGGGGGCCGATGTTTTAAATGGTCTTTTGGGGCGCGAGGATGTTGTGCCTCTGGATACGCGCGGTGACGATGAGTATTTTGGGCGCAATGTGCGGGCTGCGCGCGGGGGGGCTATTCCAGGTGCTGTGCATGTTGAGTATGTGAATAACCTGGATGAGACGGGGGCGTTTAAGCCAGCGGATGAATTGCGGGCGATGTACGAGGCTGTGGGTATTTCGCCCGATAAAGAAATTGTGCCTTACTGACAGGGCGGGTACCGCTCTTCCCAAACGTACCTGGCACTGAGGTTGCTGGGTTATGAAAAGGTCCGAAATTATATCGGGTCGTGGAAAGAGTGGGGTGACCGGCTGGATTTGCCGGTCGAAGTGCCTGAAGAGAAGGAATAGGTTCTTTTGAGTTAGGAGATCATATCTTGGATTATAACAGTCGTCCCAATGTTCTCATTTTGATGAGCGATCAACACCGCGCGGATTGGATGACGTGTGCCGGGAATAATACGGTGCCTACGCCGATGATAGATCGCGTGGCTGCGCGTGGGGTGCGGTTTGAGAATGCCTATTGTCCCTATCCGGTGTGTACGGCTTCGCGTATGTCGCTGTTGACGGGTTTGTACGCTCATAATACGGGGGCTATTAATAATAGCGATAGGTTGGATTGGCGCTATCGCACGGTGGCGCACCATTTTGCCGATCACGGATATTTGACGAGTTTGATCGGTAAGATGCATTTTAACGATGCACATAATCACGGGTTTGCGTCGTATTTGTCGATTAACGATTGGTTGATGTATTTGGGTCCGAAGGTGGGGCATTATGCGAATGAGATTGCCAATCACGCGATAGGCGAGGGGTTTTTCAATTCGGTTTTTGATACGGGTAGTGGGTTTCCCGATGTGTCGTTGCTGTGGGATGGCGCAAGTCCATGGGCGGGCAATGTGGCGCGGTGGGATTTTTCGAGTACGGCTTCGCCGCTCGATGCAGAAGATCATCTGGATATGTTTGTGGCGCGCGAGTCTGTGAAGTTTATGCGCGAATATCGCGATCAGCCGTTTTTTTTGATGGCGAGTTTTATGAAGCCCCATCCACCTTTTTATCCGCCTCGCGAATGGGCAGAGCAGTTTTCGCCGGAATCGGTAGATCTGGTGGAGGTGGGGGATAGTTCGCAATATCCGAGGCATATACAACAGCGTATTGATAGGACGCAGGGTATGGGTGAAAAGCGTCTTCGGGCGCATAAGGCGGGGTATATGGGCAATCTATCTTTTGTCGATTATTGTATCGGGCGCGTGCTGGATGGGCTGGAGGAGTTGGGGCTGGTGGAAGATACGATAGTGGTCTATACTTCGGATCACGGTGAGATGGGCGGTGAGCATGGGTTGTATCAGAAGTTTTGTATGTTTGAACCTGCGGTGAAGGTGCCTTTGATTGTGAGTTGTCCGTCTCGTTTTCCAGAGGGTCGAGTGGCTTCTGCGCTGACCGAATATTTTGGTCTGTATCCCACGCTTTCAGAGTTGTGTGGGTTGTCGGCACCAGACCGGACGACGCTGATGGATTTTGAAGGTGCTCGCGAGACAATGGATGCGGAGAGTTTTGCCAGTGTTGTGCGCGATCCCAATACCCAGGGTCCCGATGCCGCGTTTTCCGAGCATGGGTTGCGTTCTCATATGCCCCAATATATGGTGCGGGACGAACGGTTTAAGTACGTTTATAATGATGGGGGTTCGCGGCATGAATTATACGATTTGGAAAATGATCCGGGCGAGTGTATCAATTTGATCGATAATCGAGATTTTGCTGGTATTTGTGCAGATTTACAGGAGCGGTTGTTCGCGTGGTACGATCCAGATTCCAACCCTTATTGTGAACGGTGAGATGAGGTATTGGAGGGGCTATGGCAGACCGAAAAACTATTTTGATGCAGGCGATGCGCTGGGATATAACTGTTGATGAGGCAGCGGAGCAATTGGGTATTTCGCGCCGGTCGTTTCGGGATTTTCAACGGCGGTTTTTGCGCCAGAAATTGCCCAGGACGGAGGAGAGGGTAAAAGCACCAGTGGATCAGCAGGTGACGGTGTTGCGCGACCGGTGGGGCGTGGCGCATATCGAGGCGGCTTCGATGGCGGATTGTTTTACTGCGCTGGGATATGCTATGGCGCAGGATCGGCTGTGGCAGATGGATTATATGCGGCGGTTGGCACACGGGCAATTGTCGGAGATTTTGGGAGCGGATTATCTGGCGCAGGATCGCTTGCATCGGACGATTGGTTTGGCGCGCGCGGCACAGGGGGCGGCTTCGGCAATGTCGGATGAGGTGAAGATGGTGTTGCAGTCGCTGGGCGGCGGTATCAATGCGTGGATGGAAGCGATGGGTGATCGGCGTTGTGTTGAGTTCGATTTGCTGGATTACGATCCCGCGCCGTGGACGGTGGTGGATTCGATTGCGATATGGAAATGGCGGTGGTGGATGCTGACGGGGCGGCTGAGTGCGGTTGCGGTGAATGAGGCGGCCAAACGCTATTTGCCTCCCGATTTGTTCGATTTGTTTTTGACTACAGAGGCTTCAGAAGAGACCATTGTTCCGTCTGATGAACCGGCCGGTGTGGGGGGATACGATACGGGGATTGGCAGCAATAATTGGGTGATTGGGGGCGAGCGGACGGCGAATGGCAAACCCGTGCTGGCAACGGATCCGCACAATGATGTGAGTTTGTGCCGGCAGTGGTATCAGGCACAGGTGCGCGCGCCGGGTATGGATGCTGTGGGCGCGTTTTTTTTGGGGACGCCGGGTATTTATCTGGGGCATACGCGCGATACGGCGTGGGGCGTGACCAATCACTCGGCTTCGGTGCGCGATTTATACGTTGAAGATGTGTCGGCGGAGGATGAGAGTTTATATCGAGATGGCGATGCATGGCGTCCGTTTGAGGTGGAGGAGCAGGCGATTCCCGTGCGCGATGCCGCAGCGGATGTGCTGGTGATTCGCCGATCCCGTCGCGGTCCGGTTGTCAATGAGTTTGTGCCTGCTGCAGGTGATGGGGAGCAACCCGTGCTGTCTATGCGCTGGATAGGGTCTGAGGCGACAACGGGGTTTGAGGCGATGCTGGGGCTGATGCGGTCAAAAAATGTCGCACAGGTTCTGGATGCGCTCGCACAATGGCCGATGCCTATTTTGAATTTTGTGTTTGCCGATTCCGATGGGAGGCTTGGATATCACGTGGTGGGGCATGTGCCAACGCGCAGGGTGGGAGATTTTGGGTTCCGCCTGGCAAATGATCCGGATTGCGAATGGGGCGCGCCGTATGCTTTTGACGCGTTACCGCATCTGGTGGATCCCGAGCGCAATTGGGTGGCTACGGCAAATAATCCACCGTGGGGCGGTCGAGGTCCTTATCTGTCGCTGGGTTCGTGGTCGGACGGGTACCGCTTTCGGCGGATTAGGGCGCGTATTGAGGAATTGGAGACGCATACGCAGGAGAGTACAGGTGCTATTCATGCCGATGTCGTACACGGGCGGGGGGAAGATCTGGCGCCGATAGTTGCAGAGATTGCATTGAGAGCGGGAAATAAGCGCTTGCGCGATCTGGGCGAGTTATTGCGCGAATGGGATGGCGCGTATGCGGTGGATTCGGTTGCGGCGACGGTGTTTACGACATTTTGGGAGCACTGGGTGCGGCGGGTGGTGCGGGTTCGGTTTCCCGAGCATGTGGTTCAACTGGTGGTGGGGCGAGGTGGCAGTGTGGCGCGGCACGTGTTGACGGGCCAGGCGTTGGATTGGACGCCGGATGATTGGGATCTGGATCGGGAGGTGCATGCGGCATTGGGCGATGCGCTGGATTGGTTGCGCCGCCGCGTGGGTCCGCGAAAGTCGCAGTGGCGCTGGGGAAGGTTGCACACCGTGACTTTTCGGCATCCGCTGAGTGATGGTGGGGCATTGTCAGAGATGTTTGATGTGGGGCCTTTTGAGTCGTCGGGGAGTACGGGTACTGTGCGCGCGACGGGGTATAATTTTGGCAAGCTGTTTGAGGTTGGTTCGCTTTCGACCTATCGGATGGTGGTGGATATGAGCAATCCGGCGCAGAGTATGGCGACGGCGGCAGGTGGACAGTCGGGACATCCGGTCAGCCCGAATTATCGCACGCAGTCCGAGTTGTGGGCCGCCGATGAGTACCATCCCCTGCTGATGGATTGGGAAGATATAGTGGGAAATTTACAGAGCAGATTGGAACTGAATCCGTAGTCTGGCACGGTTTTTGCAAAAGAGATATTGTGCCAGATTTTGGTCGTTTTTTGGTCATTTTTTTCAATAGCAGGATCATTTTTTTCATTATTGTGGAGGAGTTTTGACACATGAAATTGACGCTTTCAATTCCGCGTTCTCGTCCGGCGCATCTGGCGAGTTTTTCCGCTCTAGAGGGATGTGAAGCGCCGTTGTTGCAGTTGAAAGGGAGGGGTGAGGTGCTGATTGCCGAGCGCGATCCGTCTGCGCCCGTTTATCACGTGAATCTGCCCGCGCTGGTCGGGGGCGAGGAAGCGAGTTTTGAGGTGTTGGCATTGGATAGTGCAGATGCGGCTGCGGGGATTTCGTCGCAGGATGCCGATGGCGAGCTACGTGTTTCTCTGTCGGGTTCGCCATTTATGACGTTTCACCACACGACGGATTATCCCAAGCCGGTTATCAATCCGATTTTGACGCCGAATGGGACCAATATGTTGCGCGAGCCAATGGCGGCATGGGGGGAGGGGGAACATCCCTGGCAGCGGGGGTTGACCCTGATGCAGGGTGCGATTAATGGGGTGGATTGCTGGAACGAGCGGCCCAACCAACCGGGATATGGGCGCACGGCACAGGATGATATTTCTATTTCGCACAATGCATTGTCCCTGGTGATCGCTTCGGAAAATACGTGGTATGAAGGCGACCGCGCGCTGATGAGCGATAGTCGTTGGTATCGGTTGTACGATTCGGGACGTGATGCCGCGGTTCTGGATATTGCGCTGATGCTCAAGGCTTCTCACGGTGCGGTGACGATTGGGGATACGAAGGAGGGTGGGTTTTTGTGTATTCGCGTGAATCCGTCGATGAATGCCAATGCCGATGGGGAGATGCGCAATGCCTATGGCGCAACGGATGAGACGGGGTGCTGGTCGCTGCCTTCACACTGGATGGATTACTACGGTCCTGTGGGTGATGAGGTGGCTGGGTTTGCCATTTTTGATCATCCGCAGAATTTCCGATATCCAACCACATGGCATGTGCGCGGTTATGGGTTGTTCGCGCCCAATTGCTGGATGTTCAAGCCCGATCACCTTATGCCCGAAGGTGGGGCTATGACGTTTCGCTGGCGCGTGATTGTTCACACAGGGGATACGGCGCAAGCCGATATTGCGAATCGCTTTTTGGATTATGTGGATGGGCCGCGCGTGGTATGGGCGTAGCGGAGTAGCAAAAAAACGCCTTTGGATCAAGAGGTATTTATGCTATATTTTCGGACAGTTACACACCACCAACGGTGAAAGGGAATTGGAATATGGCTGTCACAGACCGATCACAAGATACGGATAGGCACATTGGGCGGCTTGAAGGCATCGTAGAGCAAATGGTTAAAGACCAGGCCGAGTATAGACAAGACATGCGTGCCGTATCAGATCGCATCATAGATCAAATGGTTAAAGACCAGGCTGAGTATAGACAAGATATGCGTGCCATATCAACTCGTATAGATAATACGACAAACCGTATAGATAAATTATTATATTGGCAATTGGGTCTCTTGTCTGTGATTATCGGCGGTATAATCGGTATCTATTTTAAATGATGATATAGAATCCTCCGACACAGAAATTTTAATTTATTTTTTTAAGCCTCGGGTTATCCCGGGGCTTTTTTTATCTGGAGGAAATTTGCGATTTTGTCGCGTATTTCGTCGCGCACTTTGCGGAATACGCGTATTCGTTCTTCTTCTGTACCTTTGGCATCGGCGGGGTCTTCAAAGGGCCAGTGTCGCGTGTTTTTGGCTCCTGGGAAGATCGGACAATTTTCTTTGGCGTTGTCGCAAACGGTGATGACGAGGTCAAAATTTCGATTGAGATATTGATCGATGCTGTCGGATGTGTGGTGGGATATGTCGATGCCGATTTCACGCATGGCGCGAATGGCGAGGGGGTTGACTTTTGTGGGGCTGACGCCTGCGCTATGGGCGTCGTAAGTGCCATTGTTCAGATGGCTAAATAGCCCTTGCGCCATTTGGCTGCGGCAGGAGTTGCCCGTGCAGAGGATGAGTACGCGGTTCATGGAATTAAAAATTAAAAATTGAGAATTACAAGCAATCAGATGCCGCTTGGCTGACTACTGATCGCTTTTAACAACAACCTTTGGCATCGGTGCCAGGTTCGGAATGGCAGCGGATGAATTCGTAAAAAAACGCGCCTGCGGTTGCGCCGAGAATGGGACCGAGTACGTAAGCGGGAAAATGGGTCCAATTACCAGCGGCCAGAGCGGGTCCAAGGCTGCGCGCTGGGTTCATGGAGGCGCCACATAGCGGACCGGCAAACATGGCTTCAAACCAGATGGTGCCGCCAATGGCAAGGCCGGCGGCTTGACCTGTGGCGCGGTAGTCTGTGGCAACGGCCATG
It contains:
- a CDS encoding sulfurtransferase encodes the protein MSDKGYANPELLISPRDLYERAADVCIVDTRPTHAYHAGHIPGALHLDLYSISLNDTREQAFDAFMWMLGYLFSNRGIGTDKTVVWYEDDSGVRASRGFWICEYLGHPDVRVLDGGCNAWTAMGYELTTDCEEAEPAEFVITSVPGRHMGADVLNGLLGREDVVPLDTRGDDEYFGRNVRAARGGAIPGAVHVEYVNNLDETGAFKPADELRAMYEAVGISPDKEIVPY
- a CDS encoding sulfatase-like hydrolase/transferase; its protein translation is MDYNSRPNVLILMSDQHRADWMTCAGNNTVPTPMIDRVAARGVRFENAYCPYPVCTASRMSLLTGLYAHNTGAINNSDRLDWRYRTVAHHFADHGYLTSLIGKMHFNDAHNHGFASYLSINDWLMYLGPKVGHYANEIANHAIGEGFFNSVFDTGSGFPDVSLLWDGASPWAGNVARWDFSSTASPLDAEDHLDMFVARESVKFMREYRDQPFFLMASFMKPHPPFYPPREWAEQFSPESVDLVEVGDSSQYPRHIQQRIDRTQGMGEKRLRAHKAGYMGNLSFVDYCIGRVLDGLEELGLVEDTIVVYTSDHGEMGGEHGLYQKFCMFEPAVKVPLIVSCPSRFPEGRVASALTEYFGLYPTLSELCGLSAPDRTTLMDFEGARETMDAESFASVVRDPNTQGPDAAFSEHGLRSHMPQYMVRDERFKYVYNDGGSRHELYDLENDPGECINLIDNRDFAGICADLQERLFAWYDPDSNPYCER
- a CDS encoding penicillin acylase family protein, giving the protein MADRKTILMQAMRWDITVDEAAEQLGISRRSFRDFQRRFLRQKLPRTEERVKAPVDQQVTVLRDRWGVAHIEAASMADCFTALGYAMAQDRLWQMDYMRRLAHGQLSEILGADYLAQDRLHRTIGLARAAQGAASAMSDEVKMVLQSLGGGINAWMEAMGDRRCVEFDLLDYDPAPWTVVDSIAIWKWRWWMLTGRLSAVAVNEAAKRYLPPDLFDLFLTTEASEETIVPSDEPAGVGGYDTGIGSNNWVIGGERTANGKPVLATDPHNDVSLCRQWYQAQVRAPGMDAVGAFFLGTPGIYLGHTRDTAWGVTNHSASVRDLYVEDVSAEDESLYRDGDAWRPFEVEEQAIPVRDAAADVLVIRRSRRGPVVNEFVPAAGDGEQPVLSMRWIGSEATTGFEAMLGLMRSKNVAQVLDALAQWPMPILNFVFADSDGRLGYHVVGHVPTRRVGDFGFRLANDPDCEWGAPYAFDALPHLVDPERNWVATANNPPWGGRGPYLSLGSWSDGYRFRRIRARIEELETHTQESTGAIHADVVHGRGEDLAPIVAEIALRAGNKRLRDLGELLREWDGAYAVDSVAATVFTTFWEHWVRRVVRVRFPEHVVQLVVGRGGSVARHVLTGQALDWTPDDWDLDREVHAALGDALDWLRRRVGPRKSQWRWGRLHTVTFRHPLSDGGALSEMFDVGPFESSGSTGTVRATGYNFGKLFEVGSLSTYRMVVDMSNPAQSMATAAGGQSGHPVSPNYRTQSELWAADEYHPLLMDWEDIVGNLQSRLELNP
- a CDS encoding arsenate reductase ArsC, with translation MNRVLILCTGNSCRSQMAQGLFSHLNNGTYDAHSAGVSPTKVNPLAIRAMREIGIDISHHTSDSIDQYLNRNFDLVITVCDNAKENCPIFPGAKNTRHWPFEDPADAKGTEEERIRVFRKVRDEIRDKIANFLQIKKAPG